A region of Myxococcus stipitatus DSM 14675 DNA encodes the following proteins:
- a CDS encoding MaoC family dehydratase: MEGTGITGYKRLGPQRYREVLGFHYEDFTVGDVFEHRPGRTVTEADNVLMNTLAMNPSPLHLDAAYCEQTAWGRPLISSLVTFSIVCGMSVRSTSGRATANLGWDKIRLTHPIFAGDTLYAESRILGKRLSTGRAGEGIITCETVGLTSKGEAFLSFERSFLVPTRERAVEERARY; this comes from the coding sequence ATGGAGGGCACCGGAATCACCGGCTACAAACGGCTGGGCCCGCAGCGCTACCGCGAGGTCCTGGGCTTCCACTACGAGGACTTCACGGTGGGGGACGTCTTCGAGCACCGCCCCGGCAGGACGGTGACGGAGGCGGACAACGTCCTGATGAACACGCTGGCGATGAACCCGTCCCCGCTGCACCTGGATGCCGCGTACTGCGAGCAGACAGCGTGGGGCCGGCCGCTCATCTCCAGCCTGGTGACCTTCAGCATCGTCTGCGGGATGAGCGTGCGCAGCACCAGCGGCCGGGCCACCGCCAACCTCGGCTGGGACAAGATTCGCCTCACCCACCCCATCTTCGCGGGCGACACGCTCTACGCGGAGAGCCGCATCCTGGGGAAGCGGCTGTCCACCGGCCGGGCCGGCGAGGGAATCATCACCTGCGAGACGGTGGGCCTCACGTCCAAGGGCGAGGCCTTCCTCTCCTTCGAGCGCAGCTTCCTCGTGCCCACCCGCGAGCGGGCCGTCGAGGAAAGGGCCAGGTACTGA
- a CDS encoding aminotransferase class I/II-fold pyridoxal phosphate-dependent enzyme: METTNEQSVLGPRRYRNNEKLIAVGDKGWQTAKDHGLIGLRVGFESNNRLVDTKTGHAFMTLCSCSYLGLNHHPRILQGSIDALREAGTNSLAMSTLRIRLEHMARMEEGFRELYGCPTLPGATCSALTAGILPLLASGHVTEDGKPRVMVFDRYCHFSMAYIKPICGDESLVLTSPHNDLNYLEDVCKKYPRVAYVADGAYSMGGLLALEGLLQLQERYGLFLYIDDSHSLSIAGERGEGYVRSRLKMNPLTMIVASLAKAFGSSGGIAMLGSEKIFDFLYRNAGPLAWSQNLQTPSLGASLASIALHHTPELRQLQDQLQRNIQLFDSRFPSPHAGNGMPIRLIQVGEEDRAIRLSAELYQRGYYCSAVFFPVVARGEAGVRVMMRADMTEAQVRTFCDDVQAILSRF, encoded by the coding sequence ATGGAAACGACCAACGAGCAGAGCGTCTTGGGTCCCAGGCGCTACCGCAACAACGAGAAGCTCATCGCCGTGGGAGACAAAGGCTGGCAGACGGCCAAGGACCACGGGCTCATCGGCCTGCGGGTGGGCTTCGAGTCGAACAACCGGCTCGTCGACACGAAGACGGGCCACGCGTTCATGACGCTCTGCTCGTGCTCGTACCTGGGCCTCAACCACCACCCGCGCATCCTGCAAGGCTCCATCGACGCGCTCCGCGAGGCCGGCACCAACAGCCTGGCCATGTCCACGCTGCGCATCCGCCTGGAGCACATGGCGCGCATGGAGGAGGGCTTCCGGGAGCTGTACGGCTGCCCCACCCTGCCCGGGGCCACCTGCAGCGCGCTGACCGCGGGCATCCTCCCGCTGCTCGCCTCCGGCCACGTCACCGAGGACGGCAAGCCTCGGGTGATGGTGTTCGACCGCTACTGTCACTTCTCGATGGCCTACATCAAGCCCATCTGCGGCGACGAGAGCCTGGTCCTCACCAGTCCCCACAACGACCTCAACTACCTGGAGGACGTCTGCAAGAAGTACCCCCGCGTGGCCTACGTGGCGGACGGCGCCTACTCCATGGGCGGCCTGCTGGCGCTCGAGGGTCTGTTGCAGCTCCAGGAGCGCTACGGGCTCTTCCTCTACATCGACGACTCGCACTCGCTCTCGATTGCCGGTGAGCGCGGCGAGGGCTACGTCCGCTCGCGGCTGAAGATGAACCCGCTGACGATGATTGTCGCGTCGCTGGCCAAGGCCTTCGGCAGCTCGGGCGGCATCGCCATGCTGGGCAGCGAGAAGATCTTCGACTTCCTCTACCGGAACGCGGGGCCGCTGGCCTGGTCGCAGAACCTCCAGACGCCCTCGCTGGGCGCCTCGCTCGCGAGCATCGCGCTGCACCACACGCCGGAGCTGCGCCAGCTCCAGGACCAGCTGCAGCGCAACATCCAGCTCTTCGACAGCCGCTTCCCCTCGCCGCACGCGGGCAACGGGATGCCCATCCGCCTCATCCAGGTGGGCGAGGAGGACCGCGCCATCCGCCTGTCCGCGGAGCTGTACCAGCGGGGCTACTACTGCTCGGCGGTGTTCTTCCCCGTCGTCGCCCGAGGCGAAGCGGGCGTGCGCGTGATGATGCGCGCGGACATGACCGAGGCGCAGGTGCGGACCTTCTGCGACGACGTCCAGGCCATCCTCTCGCGCTTCTGA
- a CDS encoding acyl carrier protein: MHEELTESIKKILINNLFVELPPEQIGVDDGLQSVIGLDSVGFLELRVLCEDQFKVRISDEDFNTENFRTVSQLVSLISGLKTSAQGGAW; the protein is encoded by the coding sequence ATGCATGAAGAGCTGACGGAGAGCATCAAGAAGATTCTCATCAACAACCTGTTCGTCGAGCTGCCGCCCGAGCAGATTGGCGTGGATGACGGCCTGCAGTCCGTCATCGGCCTGGACTCGGTGGGGTTCCTGGAGCTGCGCGTCCTGTGCGAGGACCAGTTCAAGGTCCGCATCTCCGACGAGGACTTCAACACCGAGAACTTCCGGACGGTGAGCCAGCTCGTCTCGCTCATCTCGGGTCTGAAGACGTCCGCGCAAGGAGGCGCGTGGTGA
- a CDS encoding HpcH/HpaI aldolase/citrate lyase family protein, with protein sequence MMFTRYCRCILFTPALAVDRFARGQQSGADIALVDLEDSVAAQHKDAARQQAEAFFTAPRGPSRRAIRVNSVTRPEGFRDLLALREYAVKPDAVLIPKVESPRDLEIVEQVLGPSCSQVDLLALVETPRGVENVHAIASATPRLKALVFGSADYSFSIGATLSWEPLQYARARLVTAARAAHVQVVDSPLFNMADEEALRLECRLARSMGFSGKAAVHPRQVDIIHQAFSPDEHTLSKARKIVKESQARDFNICVVEGTMMGAPFVEAAKRTLEEFGSQGG encoded by the coding sequence ATGATGTTCACACGGTATTGCCGCTGCATCTTGTTCACGCCAGCTCTCGCCGTGGATCGCTTCGCCCGAGGCCAGCAATCCGGTGCGGACATCGCCCTGGTGGACCTGGAGGACTCCGTGGCGGCCCAGCACAAGGACGCGGCCCGGCAGCAGGCGGAGGCCTTCTTCACCGCCCCGCGAGGCCCCAGCCGTCGCGCCATCCGCGTCAACAGCGTCACCCGGCCCGAGGGCTTCAGGGACCTGCTCGCCCTGCGGGAATACGCCGTCAAACCCGACGCCGTGCTCATTCCCAAGGTGGAGTCTCCCCGGGACCTGGAGATCGTCGAACAGGTGCTCGGGCCCAGCTGCTCCCAGGTCGACCTGCTCGCCCTGGTGGAGACGCCTCGCGGCGTGGAGAACGTGCACGCCATCGCCAGCGCGACACCTCGGCTCAAGGCGCTCGTGTTCGGCTCGGCGGACTATTCCTTCAGCATCGGCGCGACGCTGTCATGGGAGCCATTGCAATACGCCCGCGCCCGGCTCGTCACCGCCGCGCGCGCCGCCCATGTGCAAGTCGTTGACTCACCGCTGTTCAACATGGCGGACGAGGAAGCCTTGCGGCTCGAGTGTCGTCTGGCTCGGAGCATGGGTTTCAGCGGCAAGGCCGCGGTGCATCCCCGCCAGGTGGACATCATCCATCAAGCCTTCTCTCCGGATGAACACACGTTGAGCAAGGCACGGAAGATCGTGAAGGAAAGCCAGGCGCGCGACTTCAACATCTGCGTGGTGGAGGGGACCATGATGGGTGCCCCGTTCGTCGAGGCGGCGAAGCGCACGCTCGAGGAGTTCGGCTCCCAAGGGGGCTGA
- a CDS encoding 3-hydroxyacyl-ACP dehydratase FabZ family protein gives MHSTDTQHRPRAAPLALNKPEREPKPLGFTALRQWLRHRHPMILLDRIVDHEPGKFLEALLSISGNLDCIAGHFPERAIYPGSHLIQAFAQAGIILYQMSTSMLAEDELTLVGSVESRFLQVVVPGDQVLLRLQVSRLAGGLFIYTGKAMVGNRRVAAFRASLIRAKVSELGSPLW, from the coding sequence ATGCATTCCACAGACACTCAGCACCGCCCTCGCGCGGCCCCCCTCGCCCTGAACAAGCCGGAGCGAGAGCCCAAGCCCCTGGGCTTCACGGCGCTGCGCCAGTGGCTGCGCCACCGGCACCCGATGATTCTGCTGGACCGCATCGTCGACCACGAGCCGGGGAAGTTCCTGGAGGCCCTCCTCTCCATCTCGGGGAACCTGGACTGCATCGCGGGACACTTCCCCGAGCGCGCCATCTACCCCGGCAGCCACCTCATCCAGGCCTTCGCCCAGGCGGGAATCATCCTCTACCAGATGAGCACCTCGATGCTGGCCGAGGATGAGCTGACGCTGGTGGGCTCGGTGGAGAGCCGGTTCCTCCAGGTCGTCGTGCCGGGGGACCAGGTGTTGCTGCGGCTCCAGGTGAGCAGGCTCGCGGGAGGGCTCTTCATCTACACGGGCAAGGCGATGGTGGGGAATCGTCGCGTGGCGGCGTTCCGCGCAAGCCTCATCCGCGCCAAGGTCTCGGAGCTGGGCTCGCCGCTATGGTAG
- a CDS encoding aminotransferase class III-fold pyridoxal phosphate-dependent enzyme codes for MRPPAPGGRLEPGDLDRLRAGQALQMDHYGGGRLPFACVQAKGLVQHMVPLDGDDAGQVLEVMDASGGYASACLGAAHPCLQPAFRDGLERGYVTDELGSLERTLLLEELFGPGGRWADRFPGTAYHASGRNSGSEGLELALRLALESGFDRRRLSVKAGREARRTVLAFEGAWHGWTGGLVPLLNRRHYRLGLPPLSTEPPYHLDVAFLPFGEPELLERFFAEQGSKLSAVIVEPIQGDAGILVPPPGYLRRLAGLCREHDVLLIADEVLTFAKTGRFFAMTDEEGAIPTDVTVIGKSLGMGAVSTSMVIARRELSVRSSGAVSTSDLRPLTCSLMRSGLRYLAEERLIERAGPLGAELRERLRKDVVEVFPELFQEVRGLGYMNGIELTERASVGLTALRRRLLEAGVFVEFMAGAGRRTHGLRYMFPAMRIAPPLIAGEDDLRRIVERIREGTRRFVEAGR; via the coding sequence GTGAGGCCCCCCGCGCCTGGAGGGAGGCTGGAGCCCGGGGATCTCGACCGGCTGCGCGCGGGGCAGGCCCTCCAGATGGACCACTACGGCGGCGGGCGTCTGCCCTTCGCCTGCGTGCAGGCCAAGGGGCTGGTCCAGCACATGGTCCCGCTGGACGGTGACGACGCGGGCCAGGTGCTGGAGGTGATGGACGCCAGCGGCGGCTACGCCAGCGCGTGCCTGGGCGCGGCCCACCCCTGCCTCCAGCCCGCGTTCCGCGATGGGCTGGAGCGGGGCTACGTCACCGATGAGCTGGGCTCGCTGGAGCGGACCCTCCTGCTGGAGGAGCTGTTCGGCCCCGGGGGGCGCTGGGCGGACCGCTTCCCGGGCACCGCCTACCACGCGAGCGGTCGCAACTCCGGCTCCGAGGGACTGGAGCTGGCGCTGCGGTTGGCGCTGGAGTCCGGCTTCGACCGGCGACGGCTGTCGGTGAAGGCGGGCCGCGAGGCGCGTCGCACCGTCCTCGCGTTCGAGGGCGCGTGGCACGGCTGGACGGGCGGACTGGTGCCGCTGCTCAACCGCCGTCACTACCGCCTGGGGCTGCCTCCGCTCTCCACCGAGCCGCCGTACCACCTGGACGTGGCGTTCCTCCCCTTCGGCGAGCCGGAGCTCCTGGAGCGCTTCTTCGCCGAGCAGGGCTCGAAGCTGTCCGCGGTCATCGTCGAGCCCATCCAGGGCGACGCGGGCATCCTCGTCCCTCCACCGGGCTACCTGCGGCGGCTGGCGGGGCTGTGTCGCGAGCACGACGTGCTGCTCATCGCGGACGAGGTGCTCACGTTCGCGAAGACGGGGCGCTTCTTCGCCATGACGGATGAGGAGGGGGCCATCCCCACCGACGTCACCGTCATCGGAAAGAGCCTGGGCATGGGCGCGGTCTCCACGTCGATGGTCATCGCGCGGCGCGAGCTGTCCGTGCGCTCCAGCGGCGCGGTGTCCACGTCGGACCTGCGTCCGCTCACCTGCTCCCTGATGCGCTCCGGTCTCCGGTATCTCGCGGAGGAGCGCCTCATCGAGCGCGCCGGGCCCTTGGGCGCGGAGCTGCGGGAGCGGCTGCGCAAGGACGTGGTGGAGGTGTTCCCGGAGCTGTTCCAGGAGGTCCGCGGCCTGGGCTACATGAACGGCATCGAGCTGACCGAGCGCGCGTCCGTGGGGCTCACCGCGCTTCGTCGCCGGCTGCTCGAGGCGGGTGTCTTCGTGGAGTTCATGGCGGGCGCGGGCCGGCGCACCCATGGCCTGCGCTACATGTTCCCCGCCATGCGCATCGCACCGCCGCTCATCGCGGGGGAGGACGACCTGCGGCGCATCGTCGAGCGCATCCGAGAAGGGACCCGGAGGTTCGTGGAGGCGGGGCGATGA
- a CDS encoding erythromycin esterase family protein, translating to MRYLLLLLPLLAACASVPKGEAPQAAAPVSDVDRIVRDLCGKQVALLGEEAHHGSGRTVTFKVELVRRLVEECQFDAFFIEAGTYDFVNIAERLKAGEPVGEAMVATAIGGLWAHQEMAPLVPFLTQRLNAGTLVAGGLDDQLNRDTYAHRQMTSELLPLLEGARREACGEELERYMGWRYDDAHPYTVDTVGRVRGCFREMASALSRPRAAGGPRTQGYLQMVHSLDRFFERQAAGFSQASEKGRGGRDWTAYNGRARSMFTNLEWHLAQSPRPRKAIVWLATIHAAKDFRALDGDLREAVPFGSFVQARFGADAFVLGFSAHAGSYAPVSNKRTQVLEPARADSLEGWAFSGQATETRYLDASQLRDLGPRAARPISYAWMTGPWATVMDGLLVFREESPPNALVR from the coding sequence ATGAGATATCTTCTGCTCCTGCTACCTCTGCTTGCGGCATGTGCCTCCGTCCCCAAGGGGGAGGCGCCCCAGGCCGCCGCGCCGGTCTCCGATGTGGACCGGATTGTCCGAGACCTCTGTGGCAAGCAGGTGGCGCTGCTGGGCGAGGAGGCCCACCACGGCAGCGGGAGGACGGTCACCTTCAAGGTCGAGCTGGTGCGCAGGCTCGTGGAGGAGTGCCAGTTCGACGCCTTCTTCATCGAGGCGGGCACCTACGACTTCGTGAACATCGCGGAGCGCTTGAAGGCGGGCGAGCCCGTGGGCGAGGCGATGGTGGCGACGGCCATCGGCGGGCTGTGGGCCCATCAGGAGATGGCGCCCCTGGTTCCCTTCCTCACGCAGCGGCTCAACGCGGGGACGCTGGTCGCGGGCGGCCTGGATGACCAGCTCAACCGGGACACGTATGCCCATCGCCAGATGACCTCCGAGCTCCTCCCGCTGCTGGAGGGCGCGCGGCGGGAGGCGTGTGGCGAGGAGCTCGAGCGGTACATGGGCTGGCGATACGACGACGCCCATCCCTATACGGTCGACACGGTGGGGCGCGTTCGCGGTTGCTTCCGTGAGATGGCGTCCGCGCTCTCACGGCCGCGGGCGGCGGGGGGGCCCAGGACGCAGGGCTATCTCCAGATGGTCCACAGCCTGGACCGGTTCTTCGAGCGTCAAGCCGCGGGCTTCTCCCAAGCCTCCGAGAAGGGGCGCGGCGGGCGTGACTGGACTGCCTACAACGGGCGCGCCCGCTCCATGTTCACGAACCTGGAGTGGCACCTGGCCCAGTCTCCTCGGCCCCGGAAGGCGATTGTCTGGCTCGCCACCATCCATGCCGCGAAGGACTTCCGCGCGTTGGACGGAGACCTGCGAGAGGCCGTCCCCTTCGGGTCCTTCGTTCAAGCCCGGTTCGGGGCGGACGCCTTCGTGCTGGGCTTCTCCGCCCACGCGGGAAGCTACGCCCCCGTCAGCAACAAGCGCACGCAGGTCCTGGAGCCCGCACGGGCGGACTCGCTCGAGGGCTGGGCGTTCTCGGGCCAGGCCACGGAGACGCGGTATCTGGACGCGAGCCAGTTGCGCGACCTGGGCCCCAGGGCCGCCCGTCCCATCAGCTACGCGTGGATGACGGGGCCCTGGGCGACGGTCATGGATG
- a CDS encoding class I adenylate-forming enzyme family protein → MPETTQDLAGIPLPSVQSFLDRVRDLTTESDAPQKHSVEQLASSWKAHGLRAGDVVLLALPNGAELLAQVFAILAARGVPALVSPSAPTLRQQALVEALPARALVAMRRPVPQSKDVERFTLGQAEVALFPETQPPGAQPGEMVLLTSGTSGFASGCVFDLEALFRNANRHADAVGLRAGDSVLVNLPLYYSYSMVAQAFASLLRGADLVISGPPFQPAAYLRLLAEQGVTVSALTPLLVRALLQYGGPFPETTRSLGVGGDVLSPEHVEQLLRLRPRGELFLTYGLSEAGPRVATLAAHAEPTHRHASVGLPLPGTQVSLVPRAPGGQKELLVSSDTLMKRRIGIVEGEKLHAWRGPRLLATGDIFDIDAEGYLYFQGRLSDFLVRGSEKICMASVRRLATTLPGVLTARTQVVRGAEGDDYEMILTVADESRPPEHVSEALSRLLRLAERPRRIQVVSADITTAALHK, encoded by the coding sequence ATGCCTGAAACCACCCAGGACCTCGCGGGCATCCCCCTGCCGTCCGTCCAATCCTTCCTGGACCGCGTCCGGGACCTCACCACGGAATCCGATGCCCCACAGAAGCACTCGGTGGAGCAGCTCGCGTCATCGTGGAAGGCCCACGGACTGCGAGCAGGCGATGTCGTCCTGCTCGCCCTGCCGAACGGAGCGGAGCTGCTCGCCCAGGTCTTCGCCATCCTCGCCGCGCGAGGAGTCCCCGCGCTCGTCTCTCCCTCCGCGCCCACCTTGCGGCAACAAGCCCTCGTCGAAGCCCTGCCCGCCCGCGCGCTCGTCGCCATGCGCCGCCCTGTCCCTCAGAGCAAGGACGTGGAGCGCTTCACGCTGGGCCAAGCCGAAGTCGCCCTGTTCCCGGAGACACAACCGCCAGGCGCACAACCCGGCGAGATGGTGCTGCTCACCTCGGGCACCTCCGGCTTCGCCAGCGGCTGCGTGTTCGACCTCGAGGCCCTCTTCCGGAACGCGAACCGCCATGCGGACGCCGTGGGCCTTCGCGCGGGCGACAGCGTGCTGGTCAACCTGCCGCTCTACTACTCGTACTCCATGGTGGCCCAAGCCTTCGCCTCCCTGCTGCGAGGCGCGGACCTGGTCATCAGCGGGCCCCCCTTCCAACCCGCCGCCTATCTCCGCCTCCTCGCCGAACAAGGCGTCACCGTGTCCGCGCTGACGCCCCTCCTCGTGCGCGCCCTCCTCCAGTACGGCGGACCCTTCCCGGAGACCACGCGCTCCCTCGGCGTCGGCGGGGATGTCCTCTCACCCGAGCACGTCGAGCAGCTCCTCCGCCTGCGCCCGCGTGGAGAGCTGTTCCTCACCTATGGCCTGTCCGAAGCCGGCCCCCGCGTCGCGACGCTCGCGGCCCACGCCGAGCCCACCCATCGCCACGCCTCCGTGGGCCTTCCTCTCCCCGGGACTCAAGTCTCGCTCGTGCCCCGCGCGCCCGGAGGACAGAAGGAGCTGCTGGTGTCCTCGGACACGCTGATGAAGCGGCGCATCGGCATCGTCGAAGGCGAGAAGCTCCACGCCTGGCGAGGCCCGCGCTTGCTGGCCACCGGCGACATCTTCGACATCGACGCGGAGGGCTACCTGTACTTCCAGGGACGGCTCTCCGACTTCCTCGTCCGAGGCAGCGAGAAGATCTGCATGGCCTCCGTGCGTCGGCTGGCCACCACGCTCCCCGGTGTCCTCACCGCGCGCACCCAGGTCGTCCGAGGCGCGGAGGGCGACGACTACGAAATGATCCTCACCGTGGCGGATGAGAGCCGCCCGCCGGAGCACGTCTCCGAGGCGCTCTCCCGACTCCTGCGACTCGCCGAACGCCCCCGGCGCATCCAGGTCGTCTCCGCCGACATCACCACCGCCGCGCTGCACAAGTGA
- a CDS encoding acyl-CoA thioesterase, producing MMATLVTPPRRHRVEHVDTDASGVVHFSRYASLLETAALEELDRRGSGLALLEGQGLDLRVRELRIRYRDAARFQDWLRLEARLEHVGPASLKLGVAIYREGTAPEPVLLASGSLDMAVVNRESGEPSCIPQTLSTALARPPSP from the coding sequence ATGATGGCCACCCTCGTCACGCCCCCCCGGCGTCACCGCGTGGAGCACGTCGACACCGATGCGTCGGGCGTCGTCCACTTCTCGCGCTACGCCTCGCTGTTGGAGACCGCGGCGCTGGAGGAGCTCGACCGGCGGGGCTCGGGGCTCGCGCTGCTCGAAGGACAGGGGTTGGACCTGCGGGTGCGGGAGCTGCGCATCCGCTACCGCGATGCCGCGCGCTTCCAGGACTGGCTGCGCCTGGAAGCGCGCCTGGAGCACGTGGGCCCCGCGAGCCTCAAGTTGGGTGTCGCAATCTATCGCGAGGGCACCGCGCCGGAGCCGGTGCTGCTCGCCTCTGGAAGTCTGGACATGGCTGTCGTCAACCGAGAGAGCGGAGAACCCTCATGCATTCCACAGACACTCAGCACCGCCCTCGCGCGGCCCCCCTCGCCCTGA
- a CDS encoding beta-ketoacyl-[acyl-carrier-protein] synthase family protein, with protein MVAPVAVTGAAWSTALGHGLDDVWRRLLAGEHGFVEVESVYRLRNLLAAAIPAREDSPARRLRRLAVETIHRALAEAGLSAEGDTTRLVLGTSLGAWLDDEQEREAPLHAWADEVAREVGARAAPVSLSTACSSGSDAILVGAELIRSGAAEVCVCAGVDVLTPSKRLAHSALSTMSPTRPRAFDVRHDGMLLGEGAGVLVLESMAHARARAAPRLALFRGAGSANDAASMTSPDPAALGARLAMERALSDAGLVPGDIGVINAHGSATPANDRAEAEAFRATFGPGVRPRVFATKGAFGHTLGATGAMEAIALILALREGVVPPVVGLEQPEQDFPCSLPVGRPVRHDERLGLSLTLGFGGFDTALVFEVPR; from the coding sequence ATGGTAGCGCCCGTCGCGGTGACGGGGGCCGCGTGGAGCACGGCCCTGGGTCACGGACTCGACGACGTGTGGCGGCGCCTGCTCGCGGGAGAGCACGGCTTCGTCGAGGTGGAGTCCGTGTATCGGCTGCGCAACCTGCTTGCCGCGGCCATCCCCGCGCGGGAGGACAGCCCCGCGCGGCGGCTGCGGCGGCTGGCGGTGGAGACGATTCACCGTGCGTTGGCGGAGGCAGGGCTGAGCGCGGAGGGAGACACCACGCGCCTGGTGTTGGGCACGAGCCTGGGCGCATGGCTCGATGACGAACAGGAGCGGGAGGCGCCGCTCCACGCGTGGGCGGACGAGGTGGCGCGTGAGGTGGGCGCGCGCGCGGCACCCGTCAGTCTCTCCACCGCGTGTTCCTCCGGCTCCGACGCCATCCTGGTGGGCGCGGAGCTCATCCGCTCCGGCGCGGCGGAGGTGTGTGTCTGTGCTGGCGTGGATGTGCTCACGCCGAGCAAACGCCTGGCGCACTCGGCGCTCTCCACGATGTCCCCCACCCGGCCGCGTGCCTTCGATGTACGGCATGACGGGATGTTGTTGGGTGAGGGCGCGGGGGTCCTCGTGTTGGAGTCGATGGCGCATGCGAGGGCTCGGGCCGCGCCGAGGCTCGCGCTCTTCCGGGGAGCGGGCTCGGCCAACGACGCGGCGAGCATGACGTCTCCGGACCCGGCCGCGTTGGGTGCGCGGCTGGCGATGGAGCGGGCGCTCTCCGACGCGGGGCTCGTGCCTGGGGACATCGGGGTCATCAATGCACATGGCTCGGCCACGCCCGCCAATGACCGCGCGGAGGCGGAGGCCTTTCGAGCCACGTTCGGGCCTGGCGTGCGCCCCCGGGTCTTCGCGACGAAGGGGGCCTTCGGGCACACGTTGGGGGCCACGGGAGCGATGGAGGCGATTGCCCTCATCCTCGCACTGCGCGAAGGCGTGGTGCCGCCCGTCGTCGGGCTGGAGCAACCCGAGCAGGACTTCCCTTGTTCGCTCCCCGTGGGTCGGCCCGTGCGACATGACGAGCGGCTGGGCCTGAGCCTCACGCTCGGGTTCGGAGGGTTCGATACGGCACTCGTCTTCGAGGTCCCGCGATGA
- a CDS encoding NAD(P)H-quinone oxidoreductase produces MRAVLFEGSGGPEVVKLREVPRPVPPREALLVKVHATALNRADLLQRQGEYHVPEGQSSIPGVEIAGTVEAWGEDVKGFTRGQAVFGVVEGGGLAEYCLLDQGMALPIPSCFDFAEAAAASESCLTANETLFALGQLQRGQAVLIHAAASSIGTTMVQMARHVGATTYCTVGTAAKVEALRALGADEVFNHREQDFVREVLRLTRGEGVPLVMDFIGGAYLERNLAVLGHEGILVLVGLLDGMTAQVDLLRVVQRRLQLKGSSLRLRPLREKREVNARFRQRWMEVLARGELRPVIHARYPLEDVQSALAEMEANRNIGKLVLTLEGNTRHA; encoded by the coding sequence ATGCGCGCCGTGCTCTTCGAAGGCTCCGGGGGACCGGAGGTGGTGAAGCTGCGCGAAGTCCCCAGGCCCGTGCCCCCGCGCGAGGCGCTGCTCGTGAAGGTGCATGCCACCGCGCTCAACCGCGCGGACCTGCTCCAGCGGCAGGGCGAGTACCACGTGCCCGAAGGACAGTCGTCCATCCCAGGCGTCGAGATTGCCGGCACCGTCGAGGCCTGGGGCGAGGACGTGAAGGGCTTCACCCGAGGACAGGCCGTCTTCGGCGTCGTCGAAGGGGGCGGGCTCGCCGAGTACTGCCTGCTGGACCAGGGCATGGCGCTGCCCATCCCGTCCTGCTTCGACTTCGCGGAAGCGGCGGCAGCGTCGGAGTCCTGCCTCACCGCGAACGAGACACTCTTCGCGCTGGGGCAGCTCCAGCGCGGGCAGGCGGTGCTCATCCACGCGGCCGCCAGCAGCATCGGCACCACCATGGTCCAGATGGCGCGGCACGTCGGCGCGACGACGTACTGCACGGTGGGCACGGCGGCGAAGGTGGAGGCGCTGCGCGCGCTGGGCGCGGACGAGGTCTTCAACCACCGGGAGCAGGACTTCGTCCGCGAGGTCCTCCGCCTGACGCGCGGCGAGGGTGTGCCGCTGGTGATGGACTTCATCGGCGGCGCGTACCTGGAGCGCAACCTGGCCGTGCTGGGACACGAGGGGATTCTCGTGCTCGTCGGGCTGCTGGACGGCATGACGGCGCAGGTGGACCTGCTGCGGGTCGTCCAGCGACGCCTCCAGCTCAAGGGGTCCTCCCTGCGGCTGCGGCCCTTGCGCGAGAAGCGCGAGGTGAACGCGCGCTTTCGCCAGCGGTGGATGGAGGTGCTCGCCCGAGGCGAGCTGCGCCCCGTCATCCACGCCCGCTACCCGCTGGAAGACGTGCAGTCGGCGCTCGCGGAGATGGAAGCCAACCGCAACATCGGAAAGCTCGTGCTCACTTTGGAAGGGAACACTCGCCATGCATGA